A window from Vigna angularis cultivar LongXiaoDou No.4 chromosome 7, ASM1680809v1, whole genome shotgun sequence encodes these proteins:
- the LOC128197706 gene encoding uncharacterized protein LOC128197706, whose product MYMSGVTNKLGRSDDYGFIDPQDIHESNDFDHINMRMISSFRRGKKIYFLPYISGRHWQLLVMSVQDNYALWFCSLHRPPPTQLRQAIDCSIPASMMMDGRSIVKSRKIAWISLKV is encoded by the exons at gtatatgtctggggtcactaataagttggggcgttctgatgattatggattcattgatccccaagacattcatgaatcaaatgattttgatcatATCAACATGAGAATGATAAGCAGTTTTcgaaggggcaagaaaatatactttttgccttatatatccgg gcgccattggcaacttcttgttatgtctgtgcaagacaactatgctttgtggttctgctcattgcacaggcctcctcccacacaactcagacaagcaattgattg ttctattccagcaagtatgatgatggacgggagatcaattgttaagagtagaaagattgcttggatttctctcaaggtttga
- the LOC108320261 gene encoding LOW QUALITY PROTEIN: amino acid transporter AVT6B-like (The sequence of the model RefSeq protein was modified relative to this genomic sequence to represent the inferred CDS: inserted 2 bases in 2 codons) encodes MFRNNFGNKGKITGDFRQRFAQRVIYNFIKLFTVVPVFVTAYICHYNVHSIDNELEDSSQMRAVVQTALVLCSSVYVMISFFGFLLFGEGTLDDVLANFDTNLGIPFGSVLNDDVRLSYAAHLMLVFPVVFYPLGLNXDGLLFPSXKPLVLDNIRFASLTISLIGVIFLGANFIPSIWDAFQFTGATVAVCIGFIFPAAITLKDRYNIATRSDKILCIVMIVLAVFSNVVAIYSDAYALIKQNQTSRE; translated from the exons atgtTCAGAAACAATTTTGGTAACAAAGGCAAAATAACTGGGgacttcaggcaaaggtttgCACAACGAG TTATATACAATTTCATTAAACTATTCACTGTAGTTCCTGTGTTTGTGACTGCCTATATCTGCCACTACAATG TTCACAGCATAGACAATGAGCTTGAGGACTCATCACAGATGCGAGCGGTTGTGCAAACTGCCCTCGTTCTATGCTCTTCTGTGTATGTAATGATAAGTTTCTTTGGTTTCCTCCTATTTGGAGAAGGAACTCTTGATGATGTGTTGGCCAATTTCGATACCAATCTTGGAATCCCTTTTGGTTCTGTGCTCAACGATGATGTTCGATTAAGCTACGCAGCACACCTGATGCTTGTATTCCCAGTTGTTTTCTATCCATTGGGGCTCA ATGATGGTCTCCTCTTTCCTT TAAAACCTCTGGTTCTTGATAACATCAGATTTGCATCTCTGACTATTTCCCTTATTGGTGTCATCTTTCTGGGAGCAAATTTCATACCCAGCATTTGGGATGCTTTCCAATTTACCGGAGCAACTGTCGCAGTCTGTATAGGATTCATTTTTCCAGCTGCCATCACTCTTAA GGACCGCTACAACATTGCAACTAGATCAGACAAGATTTTATGTATTGTTATGATAGTTTTGGCTGTCTTCTCTAACGTGGTGGCTATATATAGTGATGCCTATGCCTTGATCAAGCAGAACCAAACTTCACGCGAATGA